Part of the Vagococcus teuberi genome, TCAACACTTAGACAATTATTATTTTGACTAAGGGAATACTTACAAGAATCTAATGATTCAAGTAAGTATTTTTTATTGAATTGTTTTCTTAATTGTAAGATAATACATGTTAGTGATAATTAATGAATAGAGGAGTTTTTTTATGGAACTGCAACAAAACAAAATATACCATTTTGTCGGAATTAAAGGAACAGGGATGAGTGCTTTAGCTTTAATCTTGCATCAAAAAGGTTATAAAGTACAAGGTTCTGATATAGCAAAATATATTTTTACTCAGAGAGAACTTGAGTTAGCGAATATTACTATCGAGCCATTCCAAGAAGTAAATATTCAAGAAGATATGGTTGTTATTGCAGGAAATGCGTTTCCTGATAGTCATGTCGAAATAAAAGCAGCTCTAAAAAAAGGCTTGCCAGTGATTCGTTACCACAAATTTTTAGGTGAATTTATTAAACATTTTACAAGTATTGCTGTAACAGGTTCACATGGAAAAACAACCACAACAGGTTTACTATCTCATGTATTCTCTGGTATTGAACCGACAAGTTACTTAATCGGAGATGGAACTGGACACGGAGAACCAAATGCAAATTTTTTCTGTTTTGAAGCATGTGAGTACCGTCGCCATTTCTTAGCATACTCACCAGATTACGCCATCATGACAAATATCGATTTTGATCACCCGGATTATTATCATGGCATTGAAGACGTATTTGATGCGTTTCAATCATTTGCTAATCAAGTCAAAAAAGGTATTATTGCGTTTGGAGATGATAAAAACTTACGTCGTTTGAAAACTAAGGCACCAATTTATTATTATGGTTTAAATGATACAGATGATTTCCAAGCAGTGAATATCAAAAGAACAACAGAAGGATCTTCTTTTGATGTGTTACATAAAGGTAGTAATATCGGTTCATTCAAAGTCCCTACTTATGGTGTTCATAATATTTTAAATGCGTTAAGTGTCATTGCAATTTCACATCTTGAAGGATTCGATATGACATTAGTGGCACAAGAGATGTTGACATTTGGTGGCGTGAAACGTCGTTTTAGTGAAAAATGTGTGTCTGACATGATCATTGTTGATGACTATGCGCATCATCCAGCTGAAATCAAAGTGACGATTGATGCAGCAAGACAAAAATACCCTGATAAAGAAATTATTGCAGTATTTCAACCGCACACTTTTACTAGGACCATTGCGTTACTAGATGAGTTTGCTGAATCTCTTGATCATGCAGACTATGTTTATTTATGTGATATCTTTGGATCAGCTAGAGAAGAAGTTGGCTCTGTTAAAATAGAAGACTTAGGCGTTAAAATTTCTAAAGGTGGCGATTTAATTACATTAGAAAATATGTCACCATTGCTTGACTACCAAGATGCTGTTGTCATTTTTATGGGAGCAGGAGACGTACAGAAATTTGAAGTGGCGTATGAAAGTTTATTAGGAAGTACACGTCCAAACACAATGTAGTTGGTGATGTTTTTTAAATATGGTAAGATAACAAACGAAGGGAGAGATAACCATCGACTCATCAAAAAATAAAATTAAAGCTATTACGGAATTTCATGAAGGTGAGATTTTAAGCATCACAGAAACGCTTGAAGATAGTCAGATATTACTCTATCTAGGGCTTACAAAAGATGCTAACCCATTGTTTATCCAAACAGAATTTGCCGAAGAAACGATCAATGATGCACCAATCGTCCCTAGTATTATGCTGATGGGAATTATATCAAGTAATATCTCAAAGCATTTACCAGGTCCTGGCTGGAATATCGTGAACGTGACGTTTAATTTACTTCGAAATGTGTATCACGGTGAAACACTGACGTTCCATTTTGAAATCATTAATATCGATGAATTAAAACGTACGATGACTCTTTCTGTTAAAGCTTACGATTATGACGATGAGCGAATTTTAAATTCAGTGGTTATTGTCGAACTTAATACAAAAGAGAAAGTGAGAGATGTCAATGGATCAACAACATCAGACAATTGAAAATACAACAGGTTTAGCGAAGTTTTATAGTAAAGTTTACGGCTATTTAGGAGTAGGGTTAGGAATTAGTGCCTTGATTTCTTATCTAGTACTGAATGTATTTGCGGAATCTGTTTTACCAGTCATTTTTGGCAACCCATTACTATTTTGGGGTATGTGGATAGCACAACTTGTGTTGGTTGTCTATCTTGGGAAAAATGCGTTTAATGACTCTGCAAAATCATTAATTGGGTTTATTGCCTACTCTGCTTTAACTGGTGTCACTATTTCTGTTACCCTTGCTATGTACAACCAACAAGCTATCGTTCGTGCGTTTGTTACGACTGCGATTATGTTTGTGGGTATGTCATTACTTGGTGTATTTATCAAAAAAGATTTAAGTGCGATTGGTCATGCTTTATATAGTTTAGTCATTGGAGTTATTATTGCGACGTTGATTAACACCTTCTTCTTGAAGAGTGCACCAGTTGATTACTTTATTTCATACTCAATGGTCGTGATTTTTTCTGGTTTAATTGCGTATGACAATCAAAAAATAAAATTAATCTATCAAGAAAACGGTGCGAAAACAGCATCAGGTTTAGCTGTGTACTGTGCATTAAGTTTATATCTTGATATCGTAAATTTATTCTTAGCATTAGTAAGAATTTTTGGAAGAGATTAAGCGTATTTAAGAAGTCCTTTATAGGGCTTCTTTTTTTATCTGTTTATTTTTGTTATAGTTGACATAGAACGAAAATTGTTATACTATAACTATAACAAAGAGGTGATGGAACATGATAGAAATAGATACAAAGAGTTTGGTTCCAATATATAGCCAGTTAATATTTCAAATAAAACGAGCTATTGTCTTAGGTGATTTAGCTCATGGGCAATCTATGCCAAGCGTTCGTGCGTTAGCTGGTG contains:
- a CDS encoding MaoC family dehydratase, whose protein sequence is MTIDSSKNKIKAITEFHEGEILSITETLEDSQILLYLGLTKDANPLFIQTEFAEETINDAPIVPSIMLMGIISSNISKHLPGPGWNIVNVTFNLLRNVYHGETLTFHFEIINIDELKRTMTLSVKAYDYDDERILNSVVIVELNTKEKVRDVNGSTTSDN
- a CDS encoding Bax inhibitor-1 family protein — protein: MDQQHQTIENTTGLAKFYSKVYGYLGVGLGISALISYLVLNVFAESVLPVIFGNPLLFWGMWIAQLVLVVYLGKNAFNDSAKSLIGFIAYSALTGVTISVTLAMYNQQAIVRAFVTTAIMFVGMSLLGVFIKKDLSAIGHALYSLVIGVIIATLINTFFLKSAPVDYFISYSMVVIFSGLIAYDNQKIKLIYQENGAKTASGLAVYCALSLYLDIVNLFLALVRIFGRD
- the murC gene encoding UDP-N-acetylmuramate--L-alanine ligase translates to MELQQNKIYHFVGIKGTGMSALALILHQKGYKVQGSDIAKYIFTQRELELANITIEPFQEVNIQEDMVVIAGNAFPDSHVEIKAALKKGLPVIRYHKFLGEFIKHFTSIAVTGSHGKTTTTGLLSHVFSGIEPTSYLIGDGTGHGEPNANFFCFEACEYRRHFLAYSPDYAIMTNIDFDHPDYYHGIEDVFDAFQSFANQVKKGIIAFGDDKNLRRLKTKAPIYYYGLNDTDDFQAVNIKRTTEGSSFDVLHKGSNIGSFKVPTYGVHNILNALSVIAISHLEGFDMTLVAQEMLTFGGVKRRFSEKCVSDMIIVDDYAHHPAEIKVTIDAARQKYPDKEIIAVFQPHTFTRTIALLDEFAESLDHADYVYLCDIFGSAREEVGSVKIEDLGVKISKGGDLITLENMSPLLDYQDAVVIFMGAGDVQKFEVAYESLLGSTRPNTM